In Kitasatospora sp. NA04385, a single genomic region encodes these proteins:
- a CDS encoding acyltransferase: MTGTLTSDTEIRTVRAGRPGPGPVRCSVGDLLLADLPVSVVFFHDRPLDPDALAAGLARALRELPEFAGRLRTDEAGDLWIDTDDSGVPFTVADAPHTLTEAFDRMVLPASGLVDHVRAAEARRDPLPLLTVRLNRLTDGTCALGVSWHHAVGDMQTFALLMRAWSAGTGDTAPTAVHRAPDRDLQLDAHLPAEDCGTPALRLPDPAESAELRRAIAGAALANRTVQAWFSPAETARLRAEYSAGAGRPLSANDALCAHLLHVLREVDGAGDEEQTLTMPVNLRRVLGLPDTTLGNLLGEIRLPYRPGTAPARYAAELRTAVEEFTEKHLSVRSNLRFLARVGRDRVAECVPAGFDPARRTLTVSSWCRLGLQDLPLAGHRPVAFSPAATLQLPWTSWLVEGPRGEGHLYTLVLPTRTAARLRAATALLHPHRHPDDPGPALAPRKLL; encoded by the coding sequence ATGACCGGCACGCTGACGTCCGACACCGAGATCCGCACCGTCCGGGCCGGCCGCCCGGGCCCGGGTCCGGTCCGCTGCTCCGTCGGCGACCTGCTGCTCGCCGACCTGCCCGTCTCCGTGGTCTTCTTCCACGACCGCCCGCTCGACCCCGACGCCCTCGCCGCCGGGCTGGCCCGCGCCCTGCGCGAACTGCCCGAGTTCGCCGGGCGCCTGCGCACCGACGAGGCCGGCGACCTGTGGATCGACACCGACGACTCCGGCGTCCCCTTCACCGTCGCCGACGCCCCCCACACCCTCACCGAGGCGTTCGACCGGATGGTGCTGCCCGCGAGCGGCCTGGTCGACCACGTCCGCGCCGCCGAGGCCCGCCGCGACCCGCTGCCGCTGCTCACCGTCCGGCTCAACCGGCTCACCGACGGCACCTGCGCGCTCGGCGTCTCCTGGCACCACGCCGTCGGCGACATGCAGACCTTCGCCCTGCTGATGCGCGCCTGGTCGGCCGGCACCGGGGACACCGCGCCGACCGCGGTCCACCGCGCCCCCGACCGGGACCTCCAGCTCGACGCCCACCTGCCCGCCGAGGACTGCGGCACCCCCGCCCTGCGGCTGCCCGACCCGGCCGAGAGCGCCGAACTGCGCCGCGCCATCGCCGGCGCCGCCCTCGCCAACCGCACCGTCCAGGCGTGGTTCTCCCCCGCCGAGACCGCCCGCCTGCGCGCCGAGTACAGCGCCGGGGCCGGCCGCCCGCTCTCCGCCAACGACGCGCTCTGCGCCCACCTGCTGCACGTCCTGCGCGAGGTCGACGGCGCCGGCGACGAGGAGCAGACCCTCACCATGCCGGTCAACCTCCGCCGCGTCCTCGGCCTGCCCGACACCACCCTCGGCAACCTGCTCGGCGAGATCCGCCTGCCCTACCGGCCCGGCACCGCACCCGCCCGGTACGCCGCCGAACTGCGCACCGCCGTCGAGGAGTTCACCGAGAAGCACCTCAGCGTCCGGAGCAACCTGCGCTTCCTCGCCCGGGTCGGCCGCGACCGCGTCGCCGAGTGCGTCCCGGCCGGCTTCGACCCCGCCCGACGCACCCTGACCGTCTCCAGCTGGTGCCGCCTCGGCCTCCAGGACCTCCCGCTGGCCGGCCACCGCCCCGTCGCCTTCAGCCCCGCCGCCACCCTGCAACTCCCCTGGACCTCCTGGCTGGTCGAGGGTCCGCGCGGCGAGGGCCACCTCTACACCCTCGTCCTCCCCACCCGCACCGCCGCCCGGCTCCGCGCCGCCACCGCCCTCCTCCACCCGCACCGCCACCCCGACGACCCCGGCCCGGCCCTCGCCCCGCGCAAGCTGCTCTGA
- a CDS encoding DUF6193 family natural product biosynthesis protein, producing MSGRAPAGAAECRRAWEELREAWGPGREHGWVGASLGELIGAAMDEPVLRRLFPRTSMNELHVSRSGDVREFGREGFPGVAGWPGGYQVVEGSGERVVLLSTPDPVEAPACFVRLVERRPARLRAG from the coding sequence GTGAGCGGGCGGGCCCCGGCGGGGGCGGCGGAGTGTCGGCGGGCGTGGGAGGAACTGCGGGAGGCGTGGGGGCCGGGGCGGGAGCACGGGTGGGTCGGTGCGTCGCTGGGGGAGCTGATCGGGGCGGCGATGGACGAGCCGGTGCTGCGGCGGCTGTTCCCCCGCACGTCGATGAACGAGTTGCACGTGTCGAGGAGCGGCGACGTCCGGGAGTTCGGCCGGGAGGGCTTCCCCGGGGTGGCCGGGTGGCCGGGCGGCTACCAGGTGGTGGAGGGATCGGGGGAGCGGGTGGTGCTGCTGTCGACGCCCGATCCGGTGGAGGCGCCGGCGTGCTTCGTGCGGCTGGTGGAACGGCGGCCGGCGCGGCTGCGGGCGGGGTGA
- a CDS encoding flavoprotein gives MADAGAGRPVVYLFGSAAGVVAGIDGAVRAGLARGWDVAVGLTPAAREWLEGRVPELEELTGHPVKSAYRRPGQPDVLPPADAVLFAPATFHSVNSLALGLTSSWVVGYAAEAVGKGVPVLVMPCVNTALAAHPQFPRSVAALRAAGVHVLLGEGAFVPNEPGAAAPYPWDAALDAVARVLGAGEGEAG, from the coding sequence ATGGCAGACGCGGGGGCCGGGCGGCCGGTGGTGTACCTGTTCGGGTCGGCGGCCGGGGTGGTGGCCGGGATCGACGGGGCGGTGCGGGCGGGGCTGGCCCGGGGGTGGGACGTGGCGGTGGGGCTGACGCCGGCGGCGCGGGAGTGGCTGGAGGGGCGGGTGCCGGAGCTGGAGGAGCTGACCGGGCACCCGGTGAAGTCGGCGTACCGGCGGCCGGGGCAGCCGGACGTGCTGCCGCCCGCCGACGCGGTGCTGTTCGCGCCGGCCACCTTCCACTCGGTCAACAGCCTGGCGCTGGGCCTGACTTCCTCCTGGGTGGTGGGCTACGCGGCGGAGGCGGTGGGCAAGGGCGTCCCGGTGCTGGTGATGCCCTGCGTGAACACCGCGCTGGCGGCCCACCCGCAGTTCCCGCGCAGCGTGGCCGCCCTGCGCGCGGCGGGCGTCCACGTCCTGCTCGGCGAGGGCGCCTTCGTGCCCAACGAGCCGGGCGCGGCGGCCCCGTACCCGTGGGACGCGGCCCTGGACGCGGTGGCCCGGGTGCTGGGCGCGGGGGAAGGGGAGGCGGGGTGA